Sequence from the Opisthocomus hoazin isolate bOpiHoa1 chromosome 7, bOpiHoa1.hap1, whole genome shotgun sequence genome:
GTCGGCCGGCGGCACCGCCAGGTCCACTCGCGTGGTGCTGGGCACGATCAGCATGCCCTGGGGGGAGAGAagagcacggggggggggggggacggggatgggggtcccgccggggcccggccccgctgcccttcGCCCCCCTGCCCTACCTCGTTGGAGCTGAGGCGGGTGGCCCGGCACCAGAAATTGGCGGTGGCCACGGCGATGCAGAACTCGAGGATGGTGAAGATGAGCAGCACGATGGAAATCCCGTTCCCTGCGAGCTCCAGGGCGGGGAAAGCCCCGTCAGCAGCGCCCGAGAGAAGGAAACCGGGGCTCAGCCCCACATGGTAGACCCCCACCCCACATCTTGgggctcccctcctcctccatctcccacCCACCCCAAGCATCCCGGCTCTGCGGGCACCACGGAGCCCTCGGCCTCGCCACTTTTAGGGCACGAGGAGAGAAATGGGTGCTTCCAGGGCGTGAGTCATCTCCCGAGGTACCAGCCTGAAATAGGTCAGGCGCCGACAGACGGCCCCACGGTCGGGGTGCCGCCGGCCAcgggctccccgctcccccccagcaaTGGGGCCGAACCCCACAGAGGAGCCTGGCAAAGCCCCCACCCCAGAAAGAGCTCAGGCAGCACCTGAGgggggatggagaaggggggatggagaaggggggatggagaaggggggatggagaaggggggatggagaaggggggatggagaaggggggatggagaaggggggatggagaaggggggaTGGAGAAGGGGCCAGGGGAGGTTCCCGAAAGGCTCAGCCAGCCCTGGGCAGCGCAGCTCCGGGAGCAGAGGCTGTGGGGGGCagccggccgtgcccccccccccgcttaccAGGACGTGATAATTAGAGTCGTCGAAGCTGGAGCGGTAGAGCCCGTTGAGGTTGAGATCCACGATGAAAGCCACGATGCCCAGCAGAGCGAAGATGGCGCTGATGACGTTCATGGTCTGGCTGCCCTTCACCTGCGGGGCACAGAGGGGGCTTTGGGGACGGTGACGGACCCCGGAGCCCACGTGGACACCCAGTGCCCGGGGAACCAGCTCAGGTTGCCTTTAGGGGGGGGTTTATCTCCCTTCCTTCTCGTTGCTCGTTGCCAGGAACAACCCCGGCGCAAGCTTCAGAGGCGGCTtcgccccggggacccccggggacacTCACCGCGCACTCCGTGGGGCTCTTCTCCGCCCCGATGGAGAGGCAGCCCGAGATGATGAACTGCgaggggaaagagggggacagTCAGCTGCCACCGAGGtcaccccgagccccccccacccctccaaccCACCCGGCATCAACACGCTGCCCACGGGCACGGCGTCCCCGCTTGAGTCCTGGAGTTTTACAGTCGCCGAAGcagaacccccccagccccgggaccccgGTGGGCACCCAcccctggtgggcacccagccccggtgggcacccagccctgTCCCCGCGCTACGCACAGACACGCCGCCCAAAAAGGGGATCTCGCCGATGACGAAGACCGAGGTGTAGACGTTGGTGAGCGTCGTCAGGACGATCCCCAGGCCGATGTGCATGAAGCCGGTCATGATCTGGATGGTCTGAGGGATGGGACAGGGTGGGAGCGGGgtccaaaccccccccccagacccccgagGGATGGGGTGCCCCGGTCCCCAAGCGACAGCATCCTGGGGGGGCTCAGCTAGAGGAGCAGAAACCTCCGGGGATGGAGTGgtgggaaaaagggggggggggggggggatttcccATGGGTGCCAACCACCCCCCCTTGGGGATGGGGTGCCCCGGTCCCCAAGCCGCAGCACCCCGGGGGGGTCAGCCGGAGTAGCatcccctccagggatggggcagggagctgcaggggggATTATCCACGGGTGCCagcccccccttgcccccccccctcAAACTCACCCCCATGACTCGGTTCTTGCCCTTGGGCAGGGTCTCGGCCGTGTACATCACCGCTCGGCTGCCCAGCCGCAGGCTCCCCATCCCCTGCATGGAGGCGACGGGGGGCAacggggacccccccctccccggagcccccccccaccccggtcccggagcagccctgtcccccccctccccgccggggccaccgccccctccccaccccaccccgccccgccgggcgcccATTGGCTGAGCGCGGGTGATGTCAGAGGCTGCGGCATCCCCCGGGCCACCGCCCAGACCACGCGGGACCCCGCCACCCacggggggaccccccccccaacacacccccccagccccgggaccccacGACGGGATCCCCCACCCTCCTCACCACCCCACCCCAGGGGCACGGAGCAGATGAGAGATGGGGAGGGGGCttacccccctcccccagccccccaaaaccaccccacACGTGGGGGAAAGTAGGGCACCCCCAGCTGTCCCCCCCCCCATtgagggagggggggggtcagAGCACCGTGGCCCCAcggagggggaggaaaaacccaCCCAGACCCCGACCCCgtgagagggaggggaggaaagtggGGTGCCCGGAGGGAAAAGCACCCCTAAACCACCCCCCCCGCgctgtgtgtgccccccccccgccccagcccgtgTTTACAACAGCTCAGAAAGgatgggagggggtgggggggggaaatgagaagaaaaaagctCTCCGCGGCGAGTTCCTGGAAGAAAGCTCCATCAAGGGCCATTAGGCACAGACACCTCCCTCCTGCAGGAgagcagcgccgggggggggggggggggccacgcaggattccccccgccccccccgtggGTCGTGGCTCCTCGGCATCCCttccccaggcagggcagggagggtccctgccccccggctgcgaggggggggacaggaggaggcagggtccccagcagcagtggctttgctcctggggtgctgccccccccccctaaaaaaacctccaggtagggaggaaaaaaattaattaaaccgGTAAATAATTAAAGCCACCCCACCCACCACCGCGCTGCGCCCGGGGCGAGCGGCTGAGGGTCTGGGGCGGTACCaggggtctgccccccccccaaattgcCCAGTTCCAAGGGAGTCAGGGTGCGGGAGCTGGCTGGCAGCACCCCAGAAATACCCCAGGACCCTTCGGGGTACACAGAGGTGCTGGGGGCGCGTCGCACCCCCCCACTCCGAGCACCCAGGGGCGCAGGGGGTCCCCGAGCCCCCTCCCACACCGACACGGCACAGCCTTTCTGCCACGGGTTTATTGCTAAAAGGAGGAGGCTCACGGGACGGCGGGGTCCACGGGAGCCGAGGGGGTCCCGGCGGTGGGGACCATGGCCACGACGcggggctccccgcggccccccgcccgctgccgctGCACCGAGCAGTAGCAGGCGGCCGCGCCCGCGGCGACGAGGACGGAGCACATGGCCACCATGGCCAGCACGGTGCCGGGGAGAGCGGAGCCTGCGGGGAGAGGCAGCGGGGTGAGGGGGACGGCGgggtcaccccccacccccccaagcgCCATGGGGGCCGCTCGCACTCACCCGAGTCCCTCTTCTCGCCCCGCACCACGGGGACGGAGGGACGGCGAGGTGACGCTGTGCCGGGCTCCCGCGCCGTGGGGACCGGGGACGAGCGCAGCTCCAGGGGACCGAGGCGGACGCTGGCTTCCCCCAGGAGCCCTGCGAGGAGAAGCCCATCAGGCACCCGTTGGGCACGGGGCTCGTGGATCCCACCGAGGGCATCCTCTCACCTTCGCCGCCGGCCAGCCAACGCCGCCGCCGGCTCCGGCAACCGGCCGGAGAACCGCAGCAGGAGCAGTCGGCCCCGTCCGGGGAGCGCCAGGCGGCCGCCGCGCGGTCGTAGGAACAGGCTTtgcccccagccccatctgccccaGCCTGCAGGCGACAGCGGAGGTGGATCTGCGGGGAGAAGCACCCTCTTGGGCTCTCCACCCATCAccccacagaatggtcggggttggaagggacctctggggtcacccagcccaaccccctgcccaagcagggtcacccagagcagggggcacagcaccacatccaggtggggcttgaagatctccagagaaggagactccacagcctccctgggccagggctccgtcaccctcagagggaagaagttcttcctcatcttcagctggagcttcctctgcttcagtttgtgcccgttgccccttgtcctgtcgctgggcaccactggaaagagtctggccccgtcctcctgacccccaccctgcagatatttcgaggcatttctaaggtcccctctcagccttctcttctccaggctgaagaaggtgCCCACCTGATGGGTGGGTGTCACCCCGCTCCCCCAGACCCTGCTGGCACCGacctggctgccggaggcgtttgGGAAGAGGAAGGTGTCCAGCTGGAAGCGGAGGAAGCCGTCTCCACGCCGGGGGAGGAAGCGGGAGCGACCGAGCTGCCCGGCCAGCAGGCACCTGCCGGGGTGGGAGATGAGGGTGGGTGCTTGGGTGGGAGATGGGGAGCCCACAGCATCCCCGCAATGGGGGGTAGCAGCCGCCACCCTGCTCCCAGCTCACCCATCGTCAGCGATGACCTTGTCATCCAACCGTGCCGTCACGCTCGGGCTGGCCACGCACTCGGCCACGAAGACCCTCAGGGGCAGGCGGGGGTCGGCGCCCACCGACGCCTCGACGTTGATCAGCTCGCCCAGGGAATAGGTGGGCTGGAGCAGGCGGGAGGACCAGGtacctgggggggggacacggggacaacGACGTGGCTGCGGCTGCCCCGAGCATCGCCCCGGGGCCCTGCCCAGGCAGGGGGGTCCCCGACACAGAGGGGAACGAGGGGGttggggctccccccccccccccactcactgTCGTACGCGTCCAGGGCGAAGCGCAAGCGTCTCCGGTGAGCGACGGTGGAGCCGAAGGGGACCCAGGTGGGCTGGACGGCCCGGGACGAGACGCTGCCCGTCCTGCGCCACAGAGCAGGGTGACAGGCTCTGGGGGGTGAGCAGGGCACCCCCCGCACCCACGTCCCCCATGGGTGGGCACCGAGGGGTCCCATCGTGGATCACGGGGCTTACCTGGGGTAGTAACAGTCCACGGGGAGGGAGAAGGGTCTGGCGCgagccccgggccccccgcccgaGGGACGGTAGTGGAGGACGTTGCTGTAGCGGATGCTGTCCGGGAGGACCTGGGGGAACAAGtggacgtggggctgggggtgtccccCAGCTCGGAGCAagtgtcccctccctgtccccagcacgccgggaagggtgctgccagcccagggGCCGGAAAGCTCCTCGGCAAGCAGCGAGAGCCGCGTTTCAGGTCATCGGGTCCCGCTGGCTGTAACCGGCGCTCCCACCCTGGCACGGAGGGTGGCTGTCCCCATGGGTGCTGCCGCAGCCCTCCCCGTGGGGACCACACCGGGACCTGGGGGTCCAGCCCTGGAGCTCACCGAAGGCGCGGGTGCAGTGACAACAGTGGCATGGGCACCACGGGGAAAGGGAGGACCCACCACACCGCAACGCTGTCCCCCCTTGGAGGACCCCACTGCCACCTCGCCTCGGCAAGGGACACGTGGTCACCTCCAGCTCCTCACCTCTAGGGTGGTCCCGCAGCCCCCGAGTGGGTGCTCCAGCCGGTACCCATCCCTGTCAGCGCCGGTCACCCCGCAGCCGGACCCCAGCCTCAGGTCCCCGCTGGTGGCACGGCTCCCCAGGAGAGCGGCCGGCACCGTCACGGAGAGCCACGCGCGGCCACATGTCACCGAGACTGCAGCAGGGCGAGGAGACGGGGGGCTGAGCCGGCTCACCCCCAGCACCGACGTCCCCTCAAGTCCCCCCATTTTGGCTTTGGGGGGGATGGGGAAGGAGGTGGCTCCAGGGACTGAGCCGCTTCGTGCCGTCACCCTGGCGTGGCCGTGATGCTCTGGAAGGATCCCCATGGTgacatgggggggagggggtgcaggaCCCACCCCAGGGCTTCCCCCCGCTCCGGATCCAGCCTCTCGGCCCCAAGCCTGGAGCTTGGGGGGGGACCGTGGTCCTCCTCCACCCACCCGTGCCCACCACCCCGCAAAGAGCCATGCCTGGGGCAGAAGCACCCAGCAGCCCACCCTGGGGGGCActgcccgctcccccctccccacagagGGCGGCCA
This genomic interval carries:
- the LOC142361937 gene encoding membrane-spanning 4-domains subfamily A member 15-like isoform X1, giving the protein MQGMGSLRLGSRAVMYTAETLPKGKNRVMGTIQIMTGFMHIGLGIVLTTLTNVYTSVFVIGEIPFLGGVSFIISGCLSIGAEKSPTECAVKGSQTMNVISAIFALLGIVAFIVDLNLNGLYRSSFDDSNYHVLLAGNGISIVLLIFTILEFCIAVATANFWCRATRLSSNEGMLIVPSTTRVDLAVPPADLPQPPSYTEVIYDPKELPS
- the LOC142361937 gene encoding membrane-spanning 4-domains subfamily A member 12-like isoform X2; its protein translation is MQGMGSLRLGSRAVMYTAETLPKGKNRVMGTIQIMTGFMHIGLGIVLTTLTNVYTSVFVIGEIPFLGGVSFIISGCLSIGAEKSPTECAVKGSQTMNVISAIFALLGIVAFIVDLNLNGLYRSSFDDSNYHVLLAGNGISIVLLIFTILEFCIAVATANFWCRATRLSSNEGMLIVPSTTRVDLAVPPADLPQPPSYTELAAPEV
- the LOC142361937 gene encoding membrane-spanning 4-domains subfamily A member 12-like isoform X3, with the protein product MQGMGSLRLGSRAVMYTAETLPKGKNRVMGTIQIMTGFMHIGLGIVLTTLTNVYTSVFVIGEIPFLGGVSFIISGCLSIGAEKSPTECAVKGSQTMNVISAIFALLGIVAFIVDLNLNGLYRSSFDDSNYHVLGTGFPSCCSSSPSSSSASPWPPPISGAGPPASAPTRAC
- the LOC142362031 gene encoding zona pellucida sperm-binding protein 3-like, which produces MEALGRRWFVLFLAAAAWAQDALVSVTCGRAWLSVTVPAALLGSRATSGDLRLGSGCGVTGADRDGYRLEHPLGGCGTTLEVLPDSIRYSNVLHYRPSGGGPGARARPFSLPVDCYYPRTGSVSSRAVQPTWVPFGSTVAHRRRLRFALDAYDSTWSSRLLQPTYSLGELINVEASVGADPRLPLRVFVAECVASPSVTARLDDKVIADDGCLLAGQLGRSRFLPRRGDGFLRFQLDTFLFPNASGSQIHLRCRLQAGADGAGGKACSYDRAAAAWRSPDGADCSCCGSPAGCRSRRRRWLAGGEGLLGEASVRLGPLELRSSPVPTAREPGTASPRRPSVPVVRGEKRDSGSALPGTVLAMVAMCSVLVAAGAAACYCSVQRQRAGGRGEPRVVAMVPTAGTPSAPVDPAVP